A single genomic interval of Stieleria maiorica harbors:
- a CDS encoding type IV pilus twitching motility protein PilT: protein MAHKNGKAASAPQPTGSTTAEAVAARLRDSLLQQREELPVDKLFRALVKLEGSDLHLKVGQPPMVRVGGTLKPLNRGPIDTEEMVDLLLPMMDERNLLIFEEEGGADFAYLCLVDGVRWRFRVNMLKSLGNIGLVARRINNFIPDFRGLFLPDSIEGLCHYEQGMVLLAGVTGSGKSTTIGSMLNYINSIYRKHILTLEDPIEFIFTEDKCLINQREMGQDVKDFNIGMKHAVREDPDIILVGELRDEETFMTAIHAAETGHLVFGTIHAASASTTIGRILDLFPEEMHNAIRSAIAFNMKGIIAQKLLKSIKPGVSRVPTCEVMTFNPTIRKLVLEGKDEKLPDAIRIGADDGMQDFTMSLKGLIDDELIDRPTAFAVAPNKDALKMALKGIDVKAPGIL, encoded by the coding sequence ATGGCTCATAAGAACGGCAAGGCTGCGTCAGCCCCTCAACCGACCGGTTCCACCACCGCGGAAGCTGTCGCCGCCCGTCTCCGTGATTCGCTGCTGCAACAGCGAGAAGAGCTGCCGGTCGACAAACTGTTTCGGGCGCTCGTCAAGCTGGAAGGGAGCGACTTGCACCTCAAGGTCGGCCAGCCGCCGATGGTCCGTGTCGGCGGAACACTCAAACCGCTCAATCGCGGCCCGATCGACACCGAAGAGATGGTCGACCTGTTGCTGCCGATGATGGACGAGCGGAACTTGCTGATCTTTGAAGAGGAGGGCGGGGCTGACTTTGCCTACCTGTGTCTGGTCGACGGCGTTCGCTGGCGTTTCCGTGTCAACATGCTCAAGTCGCTGGGAAACATCGGCCTGGTCGCCCGGCGGATCAATAACTTTATCCCCGACTTTCGCGGGCTGTTCCTGCCCGATTCGATCGAAGGCCTGTGCCACTACGAACAGGGCATGGTGCTGCTGGCGGGGGTGACCGGTAGCGGCAAGAGCACGACGATCGGATCGATGCTCAACTACATCAATTCCATTTACCGCAAACACATCCTGACCCTGGAAGACCCGATCGAATTCATCTTCACCGAAGACAAGTGTCTGATCAATCAACGGGAGATGGGACAGGACGTCAAGGACTTTAACATCGGGATGAAGCATGCGGTGCGTGAAGACCCCGACATCATTCTGGTCGGCGAATTGCGTGACGAAGAGACCTTCATGACGGCGATTCACGCGGCGGAAACCGGGCACCTGGTGTTCGGGACGATCCACGCGGCGAGTGCCTCGACCACGATCGGCCGGATTTTGGACTTGTTCCCCGAAGAGATGCACAACGCCATTCGCAGCGCGATCGCGTTCAACATGAAGGGCATCATCGCCCAAAAGCTGCTCAAGAGTATCAAGCCGGGCGTCTCCCGCGTCCCGACCTGCGAGGTCATGACGTTCAACCCGACGATCCGTAAACTGGTGCTGGAGGGCAAGGACGAGAAACTGCCCGACGCGATCCGCATCGGCGCCGATGATGGCATGCAAGACTTCACGATGAGTC